The following coding sequences are from one Prochlorococcus marinus CUG1438 window:
- a CDS encoding cupin domain-containing protein — MKLKKFIPLCFLFIGTLALQYPSLAEEKIEVIPIIQSSKGLSGKNFNYLEGKPELRLLKVKIPVGLKTPIHTHPSPMLIHVTRGRLKHVRGEEINFFKAGDAFIESNNGAPHYVKNVGKKPAILHVGVVSVVGMPTTINK; from the coding sequence ATGAAATTAAAAAAATTTATTCCATTATGTTTCCTTTTTATTGGGACTTTAGCTTTACAATACCCATCTCTTGCTGAAGAAAAGATTGAAGTTATACCTATTATTCAAAGTTCAAAAGGACTTAGTGGTAAAAATTTTAATTATCTCGAGGGTAAGCCTGAATTAAGACTCTTAAAAGTAAAGATTCCAGTTGGCTTGAAAACTCCAATTCATACTCATCCTTCCCCAATGTTGATTCATGTCACCAGAGGAAGATTAAAACATGTGAGGGGTGAAGAAATTAATTTCTTTAAAGCGGGTGATGCATTTATAGAGAGTAATAATGGGGCCCCCCACTATGTGAAAAATGTTGGAAAGAAGCCGGCCATACTTCATGTGGGAGTTGTATCAGTAGTTGGAATGCCTACGACCATAAATAAATAA
- a CDS encoding DUF3721 domain-containing protein: MRGTFLSEAEAENRSLELGCEGIHKNQDKWMPCKNEKELHIYLRK; encoded by the coding sequence ATGAGAGGTACATTTCTTTCTGAAGCGGAGGCCGAAAATAGATCTTTAGAACTTGGTTGCGAAGGGATACATAAGAATCAAGATAAATGGATGCCATGTAAAAATGAAAAAGAATTACATATCTATTTGAGGAAATAG
- a CDS encoding YdiU family protein, with protein sequence MSTKSDSLKEKLTENFSEFSQLSDYSFMNSLKADPQSTKDGNDHKPRSVYSGHYVPVVPTAIPEPEYISHSNKLFKELRLSSDLTKDQNFCRFFSGDISVANYPMSPVGWATGYALSIYGNEYTQQCPFGTGNGYGDGRAISVFEGLFNGKRMEMQLKGGGPTPYCRGADGRAVLRSSVREFLAQELMDALGIPTSRSLTLYVSRSEIVRRPWYSKGSRYFEPDIMIDNQVAITTRVAPSFLRVGQIELFARRVRNNAHDEALNELKMIVQHLIDRNYKDEIEYEISIESKVIKLASLYRSRLITLIANWMRVGYCQGNFNSDNCAAGGYTLDYGPFGFCELFDPRFQPWTGGGEHFSFFNQPSAAAINFKTFCSSLSPLLSQSKQDQEKLDQIEKDFSELMNKGLIKMWANKLGLEHYNETLINEFFNLMVISKADYTILFRKLSEIPYNLDSLKDCFYLPINDELNSRWEIWLENWQSVLKKEGNIKAKSASMKSHNPVYTWREWMVVPAYEEAEKGNYKKIKELQDVFSNPYLEQPSEIDQKYNRLKPSQYFNYGGVSHYSCSS encoded by the coding sequence ATGTCAACCAAATCTGATTCATTAAAAGAAAAGCTTACAGAAAATTTTTCTGAATTTTCTCAACTATCTGACTATTCTTTTATGAATTCTCTTAAAGCAGATCCTCAATCAACAAAAGATGGAAATGATCATAAGCCGCGTTCAGTATATTCAGGTCATTACGTACCAGTTGTACCAACTGCTATTCCAGAACCAGAATATATTTCCCATAGCAACAAACTTTTTAAAGAACTAAGGCTAAGCTCAGATCTTACTAAAGACCAGAATTTTTGTCGTTTTTTCTCAGGTGATATTTCTGTTGCTAATTATCCAATGAGTCCTGTTGGTTGGGCAACAGGTTATGCATTATCAATTTACGGGAATGAATATACCCAACAATGTCCCTTTGGCACTGGTAATGGTTATGGCGATGGCAGAGCAATTTCTGTTTTTGAAGGTTTATTCAATGGGAAAAGAATGGAAATGCAACTTAAAGGAGGAGGTCCAACTCCATACTGTCGTGGAGCAGATGGTAGAGCTGTCTTAAGGTCTAGCGTACGAGAATTTCTTGCACAAGAATTAATGGATGCCTTAGGAATCCCCACTTCAAGATCTTTAACACTTTATGTCTCACGTTCAGAAATAGTTAGAAGACCGTGGTATTCCAAAGGGTCCAGATATTTTGAACCTGATATCATGATTGATAATCAAGTGGCAATTACTACAAGAGTCGCTCCATCTTTTTTACGTGTAGGCCAGATTGAACTTTTTGCAAGACGAGTTCGCAATAATGCGCATGATGAGGCCCTAAATGAACTAAAGATGATAGTTCAACATCTAATTGATAGAAATTATAAAGACGAAATTGAATATGAGATTTCAATTGAAAGTAAAGTAATAAAACTGGCTTCTTTATACAGATCAAGACTCATAACACTTATAGCCAACTGGATGAGAGTTGGTTATTGCCAGGGTAATTTCAATAGTGATAATTGTGCTGCTGGAGGTTATACCTTGGATTATGGCCCCTTTGGATTCTGTGAATTATTTGATCCAAGATTTCAACCATGGACAGGTGGAGGTGAGCATTTCTCATTTTTTAACCAACCTTCTGCAGCTGCAATCAACTTTAAAACATTCTGTTCATCCCTTAGTCCGTTACTTTCACAAAGCAAACAAGATCAAGAAAAGTTAGATCAAATCGAAAAAGACTTTTCTGAATTAATGAATAAGGGATTGATAAAAATGTGGGCAAACAAGCTTGGTTTAGAACATTACAACGAAACTCTAATAAATGAATTTTTTAATCTCATGGTCATTTCAAAAGCAGACTATACAATTTTGTTCCGTAAACTCTCTGAAATCCCTTACAACTTAGATTCTTTAAAAGACTGTTTCTATTTACCAATTAATGACGAGCTCAATAGTAGGTGGGAAATTTGGCTTGAAAACTGGCAATCAGTCTTAAAAAAAGAGGGCAATATTAAAGCAAAATCGGCATCAATGAAATCCCATAATCCAGTCTATACTTGGCGCGAATGGATGGTAGTTCCCGCATATGAAGAAGCTGAAAAGGGAAATTACAAAAAAATAAAAGAGTTACAGGATGTCTTTAGCAATCCATATTTAGAACAACCCTCAGAAATAGATCAAAAATATAATCGACTAAAGCCAAGCCAGTATTTTAACTATGGAGGAGTATCTCATTACAGTTGTTCTTCGTAA
- a CDS encoding high light inducible protein: protein MSPLSGFLAVIVFFTAILVAYLTKQFQNENLNYSPSNQMKNTNTKVKTIEKEKVVAETLNGRFAMLGLIAAVGAYLTTGQIIPGFV, encoded by the coding sequence ATGAGTCCACTTTCAGGTTTCTTAGCCGTAATTGTATTCTTTACAGCCATCCTCGTTGCTTATCTAACCAAGCAATTCCAAAACGAAAATTTAAACTATTCACCTTCTAATCAAATGAAAAACACAAACACAAAAGTTAAAACAATCGAAAAAGAAAAAGTTGTTGCTGAAACTCTTAACGGCAGATTCGCAATGCTTGGACTTATTGCTGCTGTTGGAGCATATCTAACAACAGGTCAAATAATTCCTGGTTTCGTTTAA
- a CDS encoding sodium-dependent transporter — translation MNSKISKREQWTSKLGFILAAAGSAVGLGNLWGFAYRASQGGGAAFVLLYILIVLIVCIPVFVAEMALGRNAMASTLLAPIKLAGKNWYPLGILFFIAPLGIASYYSVIMGWTADTLFHSLFFGLPKNLSEAETFFGSISTGSSVLLGHLLSLLLTAIIVSSGIKKGIEKVTRYFMPILFLIILILAIWATSLSGAWEGYKTFLLKFDFNELRNPQTIRNAFTQAFFSLSLGIGIMVTYASYLNKKSNLPKLSISVASLDTLVGLMAGLITFPIVLTFGLSDAISESTVGALFISIPTGLGSYGAAGRIVAVAFFALAYIAAITSSVSLLEVPVSSLMDKFGFKREKSVWLITLFLFLAGIPSALNLNILGTVDSIFGGVLLIFGGFLVTFFMGWVVPGKFNEELSDSKVGVKTTRYLKFMTRWVAPPIIGFGLFISVFDLLKGWVS, via the coding sequence TTGAACTCAAAAATTTCTAAAAGAGAACAATGGACTAGCAAGCTGGGATTTATTCTTGCAGCGGCAGGAAGTGCAGTAGGTCTAGGCAACCTTTGGGGTTTCGCTTACAGAGCCTCTCAAGGTGGCGGAGCTGCTTTCGTACTTTTGTATATATTGATCGTTTTGATTGTATGTATTCCAGTATTTGTTGCTGAGATGGCTTTAGGTAGAAATGCTATGGCAAGTACATTACTTGCACCTATAAAGCTAGCTGGGAAGAATTGGTATCCATTAGGAATTTTATTCTTTATAGCTCCTTTGGGTATAGCATCATATTATTCAGTGATAATGGGTTGGACTGCAGATACCTTATTCCATTCTTTGTTTTTTGGATTACCAAAAAATTTAAGTGAAGCAGAAACATTCTTTGGCTCAATTAGTACCGGAAGCAGTGTTTTATTGGGACATCTATTGAGTCTTCTACTTACAGCCATAATTGTTTCCTCAGGAATTAAAAAAGGTATAGAAAAGGTTACTAGATATTTCATGCCAATCCTTTTCTTAATTATTCTAATACTTGCTATTTGGGCCACTTCACTTTCGGGGGCCTGGGAAGGTTATAAAACATTTTTACTTAAGTTTGATTTTAATGAATTAAGAAATCCTCAAACAATAAGAAATGCCTTTACACAAGCGTTCTTTTCATTAAGTTTAGGGATTGGAATTATGGTGACATATGCCTCTTATTTAAATAAAAAAAGTAATCTACCAAAACTAAGTATTAGTGTTGCATCTTTAGATACCTTAGTTGGACTTATGGCTGGCTTAATAACTTTCCCAATAGTACTAACATTCGGTTTAAGTGACGCAATTTCTGAATCCACAGTTGGGGCTTTATTCATATCAATTCCAACAGGTCTAGGTTCATATGGCGCAGCAGGTAGGATTGTAGCAGTTGCATTTTTTGCATTAGCTTATATTGCAGCTATAACTTCTTCTGTTTCATTATTGGAAGTTCCAGTTTCATCTTTAATGGATAAATTTGGTTTTAAAAGAGAAAAATCTGTTTGGCTGATAACTCTATTCTTATTCTTGGCTGGAATTCCTTCTGCATTGAATTTAAACATTCTTGGAACTGTTGATTCAATTTTTGGAGGAGTATTACTTATTTTTGGTGGATTCTTGGTAACTTTCTTTATGGGATGGGTAGTTCCTGGAAAGTTCAATGAAGAGCTTAGTGATTCAAAAGTAGGAGTCAAAACGACCCGTTATTTGAAATTCATGACTAGATGGGTTGCTCCTCCAATTATTGGCTTTGGACTATTCATTAGTGTGTTTGATTTACTCAAAGGCTGGGTAAGTTAG
- a CDS encoding DUF3303 domain-containing protein — MQTYIIHWQFPDQESHMQGAEAFADFVEGGCVGDEFDGFKVLNRVVNPEGANGWAIVESSNHQNIWKWSSIWVDNFGVEIEVTPVLTDKEFLSVHKEIAAASNQ, encoded by the coding sequence ATGCAAACTTACATCATACACTGGCAATTTCCAGATCAAGAAAGTCATATGCAAGGGGCCGAAGCTTTTGCGGATTTTGTTGAGGGAGGATGCGTAGGTGATGAATTTGATGGGTTTAAAGTTCTTAATCGAGTAGTAAATCCTGAAGGAGCTAATGGTTGGGCAATAGTGGAATCTTCAAACCATCAGAACATTTGGAAATGGAGTAGTATCTGGGTCGATAATTTTGGGGTAGAAATTGAAGTTACACCAGTATTAACGGATAAAGAATTTCTTTCTGTACACAAAGAAATTGCGGCGGCCTCTAACCAATAG
- a CDS encoding cytochrome B, which translates to MTNILLILLFVLLFLLFFYSKRDRRLAQKTKIIPTYVPFLKEQEFNPDISTDNWALHKLRLDKFKRSQYKGLTFFVSSENRIYYLSEEGDKVYC; encoded by the coding sequence ATGACAAATATATTATTAATTCTTCTTTTTGTACTTTTATTTTTATTATTTTTTTATTCAAAACGAGATAGAAGGTTAGCCCAAAAAACAAAAATTATTCCAACTTATGTACCTTTCTTAAAAGAACAAGAATTTAATCCTGACATAAGTACTGATAATTGGGCTTTACACAAACTTAGATTAGATAAATTTAAAAGATCACAATATAAGGGATTAACTTTCTTTGTAAGTTCAGAAAATAGAATTTATTATCTTTCTGAAGAAGGGGATAAAGTTTATTGCTAA
- a CDS encoding efflux RND transporter periplasmic adaptor subunit: MFDLIKKNINLRSGIILLSLAIFIVFITNSFKKNKSKDISDFVVQVEKGILSDSINTSGEVKAIRTSNIGPRMQGVIKEIKVDEGDLVKKDQVLASLDDEEFIYKIEELELNAEKQKSEFLRREYLYQEGAVSKEDYESYKNNYNISSAKLNDAKAEKSFYLIKAPYGGKITAKYAEIGSYVTPTTNLSSDPKTKNFIFELSEGLEIVAKVPESDIGRIKTGQEALVRIEAYPSKKYSAIVKKIATRAVKDNNVTSFEVTLNFQDISEEIKIGMTADLEFRVEGKEEKILVPTVSIVTEKGEKGILKVDKNNSPKFEKIEIGISSGNKTSVIDGLEPGEQIFIDIPPWAKKRK, translated from the coding sequence ATGTTTGATTTAATAAAAAAAAATATAAATTTAAGAAGTGGAATTATATTGCTTTCTCTAGCTATATTTATCGTTTTTATAACCAATTCCTTCAAGAAAAATAAGTCAAAAGATATTTCTGATTTTGTAGTTCAAGTGGAAAAAGGAATCCTCTCAGATTCAATTAATACTAGTGGTGAAGTAAAAGCAATAAGGACAAGCAATATTGGGCCTCGGATGCAAGGCGTAATAAAAGAAATCAAAGTAGATGAGGGCGATCTTGTAAAAAAAGATCAGGTTTTAGCTTCTCTTGATGATGAAGAATTTATCTATAAAATTGAAGAACTTGAATTAAACGCAGAAAAACAAAAATCTGAATTTTTAAGAAGGGAATATTTATATCAAGAGGGTGCAGTAAGTAAAGAAGACTATGAAAGTTATAAAAATAACTACAACATTAGTAGCGCCAAACTAAATGATGCAAAAGCTGAAAAAAGTTTCTATCTAATTAAAGCTCCTTATGGAGGAAAGATAACTGCAAAATATGCTGAGATAGGATCATATGTCACACCAACTACAAACTTAAGTTCAGACCCTAAAACCAAGAACTTTATTTTTGAACTATCAGAGGGTTTAGAAATTGTTGCTAAAGTTCCTGAGAGTGATATTGGCAGAATAAAAACAGGTCAAGAAGCCTTAGTAAGAATAGAAGCTTATCCCTCAAAAAAATATAGTGCCATAGTTAAAAAAATAGCTACAAGAGCTGTAAAAGATAATAATGTAACCTCATTCGAAGTAACATTAAATTTTCAAGATATTTCTGAAGAAATTAAAATTGGAATGACTGCAGATCTTGAATTTAGAGTCGAAGGTAAAGAAGAAAAAATCTTAGTTCCAACAGTTTCAATTGTCACAGAAAAAGGTGAAAAGGGAATTTTGAAAGTTGATAAAAACAATTCTCCCAAATTTGAAAAAATTGAAATTGGTATTAGTAGCGGAAATAAAACTTCAGTAATTGATGGATTAGAACCTGGAGAGCAAATCTTTATTGATATTCCACCTTGGGCTAAGAAGAGAAAATGA
- a CDS encoding high light inducible protein → MENSKPTYWQNAERTNGRMAMMGLFALVVNYGLFGWIIPGIF, encoded by the coding sequence ATGGAAAATTCAAAACCAACTTATTGGCAAAATGCCGAAAGAACTAATGGAAGAATGGCAATGATGGGCTTATTTGCACTAGTTGTAAATTATGGCTTATTCGGCTGGATAATTCCAGGAATTTTTTAA
- a CDS encoding DUF1651 domain-containing protein — MKPKYSFGCSTSKPNGCLLNPEGSRMIFFEECKNPPKPNLKIHTHVFYTNHLGEPGGYKFSEKLNIDTAWEKWNELHQKGWTEVYHQYG, encoded by the coding sequence ATGAAGCCTAAGTACTCATTTGGTTGTAGCACTAGCAAACCCAACGGATGCCTACTAAATCCCGAAGGTAGCAGAATGATCTTCTTCGAAGAATGCAAAAATCCTCCTAAACCTAATTTAAAAATTCATACTCATGTTTTCTACACAAATCACCTTGGAGAACCAGGAGGGTACAAATTCTCTGAAAAACTAAACATAGATACAGCCTGGGAAAAGTGGAACGAACTCCACCAAAAAGGCTGGACAGAGGTCTACCACCAATACGGATAA
- a CDS encoding DUF2839 family protein — protein sequence MGEAKRRKSLGIPPREKTEDIKLPQLDKKAIQQKVRTTLYKYPIIPFLFYGAAILILIGGLIYVFKTFNIA from the coding sequence ATGGGAGAAGCAAAGAGAAGAAAAAGTTTAGGTATTCCTCCTAGAGAAAAAACTGAAGATATAAAGTTGCCACAACTTGATAAAAAAGCCATACAACAAAAAGTAAGGACTACATTGTATAAATATCCAATTATACCTTTTCTTTTTTATGGAGCTGCAATATTGATCCTAATCGGAGGTTTGATTTATGTTTTCAAAACCTTCAATATAGCTTAA
- a CDS encoding high light inducible protein yields the protein MANSNITTESGGRQNMFPTETRPYIDESVSYDSYPQNAEKVNGRWAMIGLVALVGAYVSTGQIIPGIF from the coding sequence ATGGCTAATTCAAACATTACTACTGAATCAGGTGGTAGACAGAATATGTTTCCTACTGAAACACGTCCTTACATAGATGAGTCTGTGTCATATGACAGCTACCCACAAAATGCAGAAAAAGTTAATGGTCGTTGGGCAATGATTGGCCTTGTTGCATTAGTTGGTGCTTACGTTTCAACTGGACAAATTATTCCTGGCATTTTTTAA
- a CDS encoding divalent metal cation transporter produces MKLSKEIQKSLGPGILLAGAAIGGSHLLSSTTAGAKFGFSLVGLILLTNLLKYPFLLVGTRFTASTGKSLLEGFKEQNSYYLPLFLIVSLITGTFTIAAVSFVSGVLLTNIPFFSAFPAMDLSIGILIASGMTLILGKYRALDRISKILVSLLTFLTLFAVLSLLFKGSINESLKMSFFEPEISPWKVTNLSFLIPLMGWMPCPVELCVWPSLWMFSRVKDTEYKPNINEAEFDFNLGYVITVVTAIFFLTLGAITMYGSGDGMLSGSGVSFAQKLILLYTKSIGDWAKWIIIPAAFAAMFSTTITCLDAYPRSISAIQGLLRGTDFGHMDSKAERNRFQLWMTLHIFASLIALLIARAGGIGVKDFVFAAMTGSFLTAPLFAWMAMDTINSKLVPIKNRYGLFLKTISWIGLIFLILFSLLFIANSFLGIGIG; encoded by the coding sequence ATGAAATTATCAAAAGAAATACAAAAAAGTTTAGGCCCAGGAATTTTGCTAGCTGGAGCAGCTATTGGTGGGTCTCATTTATTATCTTCAACTACTGCTGGCGCGAAGTTTGGATTTTCATTGGTTGGTCTAATTCTTCTTACTAATCTTTTAAAATATCCATTCTTGTTGGTAGGGACTAGATTTACAGCATCTACTGGTAAATCATTATTAGAAGGTTTCAAAGAGCAGAATTCTTATTATCTTCCTTTATTCCTTATAGTTAGTCTAATTACAGGTACTTTCACAATAGCAGCTGTAAGTTTTGTTTCTGGTGTTCTATTAACTAATATTCCCTTTTTCTCAGCTTTCCCGGCTATGGATTTATCTATAGGAATTCTCATTGCTTCTGGAATGACATTAATTCTTGGTAAATATAGAGCCCTTGATCGTATTTCAAAAATTTTAGTATCTCTTCTGACTTTTTTAACATTATTTGCAGTTTTATCGCTCTTATTCAAAGGTTCAATAAATGAGTCTTTGAAAATGAGTTTTTTTGAACCAGAAATCAGCCCATGGAAGGTAACAAATTTATCTTTTTTGATACCTTTAATGGGATGGATGCCTTGTCCAGTGGAGTTATGTGTTTGGCCTTCTTTATGGATGTTTTCAAGAGTAAAAGATACAGAGTATAAGCCAAATATCAATGAAGCAGAATTTGATTTTAATCTAGGTTATGTAATAACTGTTGTTACAGCTATTTTCTTCCTTACGCTTGGAGCAATAACAATGTATGGTAGTGGCGATGGAATGCTTTCAGGAAGTGGAGTCTCCTTCGCTCAAAAATTAATACTGCTTTACACCAAATCTATTGGTGATTGGGCCAAATGGATCATTATACCTGCAGCCTTTGCCGCAATGTTTAGTACTACTATTACTTGTCTAGATGCATATCCAAGAAGTATTTCTGCTATTCAAGGTTTATTGAGAGGTACTGATTTTGGACACATGGATTCCAAGGCAGAGCGAAATAGATTTCAACTTTGGATGACTTTACATATCTTTGCCTCGTTAATAGCTTTGCTGATTGCAAGGGCTGGAGGTATTGGAGTAAAAGATTTTGTATTTGCTGCAATGACTGGAAGTTTTCTAACCGCACCTTTATTTGCATGGATGGCAATGGATACTATTAATAGCAAATTGGTCCCAATTAAAAATAGATATGGATTATTCTTGAAAACAATAAGTTGGATAGGATTAATTTTCTTAATATTATTTAGTTTATTGTTTATTGCAAATTCATTTTTAGGTATCGGGATTGGTTAG
- the ychF gene encoding redox-regulated ATPase YchF: MLKAGIIGLPNVGKSTLFNALVENAKAQAANFPFCTIEPNKGIVSVPDQRLRELGKLSSSQDIIPTKIEFVDIAGLVKGASKGEGLGNKFLSNIREVDAIVHVVRCFEDSDVIHVSGKVDPLDDIEIINLELNLADLSQLQKRRERIKKQVRTSKEAAKEDTLLEKIEEELEKGLSVRSISLSEEENLIIKQLGFLTAKPIIYATNLNENDLAEGNAFSSKVQSFASNENTECIKISAQVESELIELEPEDKKDYLMGLGVEEGGLSSLIRSTYKLLGLKTYFTTGEKETKAWTIKDGMTAPQAAGVIHTDFEKGFIRAQTISYQNLIDSGSIANAKTKGLLRSEGKEYIVNEGDVMEFLFNV; this comes from the coding sequence ATGTTAAAAGCAGGTATTATTGGATTACCAAATGTTGGAAAATCAACTCTATTTAATGCACTTGTAGAAAATGCTAAGGCTCAAGCGGCTAATTTCCCCTTTTGTACTATAGAACCTAATAAAGGCATAGTTTCAGTCCCAGATCAAAGGTTGAGAGAGTTAGGTAAGTTAAGTTCTAGCCAAGATATTATCCCAACAAAAATTGAATTTGTAGACATCGCAGGACTAGTAAAAGGAGCTAGTAAAGGAGAAGGTTTGGGAAATAAATTTTTATCAAATATTAGGGAGGTTGATGCAATAGTTCATGTTGTAAGGTGCTTTGAAGATAGTGATGTAATTCATGTTTCTGGAAAGGTCGATCCCTTGGATGACATTGAGATAATTAATCTGGAATTGAATTTAGCTGATTTATCTCAACTCCAAAAAAGAAGAGAAAGAATTAAAAAACAGGTTAGAACCAGTAAAGAGGCGGCAAAAGAAGACACCTTATTAGAAAAAATTGAAGAAGAGCTAGAGAAAGGCCTTTCAGTTAGATCAATATCTTTGAGTGAAGAAGAAAATTTAATAATTAAGCAACTAGGCTTCCTTACTGCTAAACCAATTATCTACGCAACGAATTTAAATGAAAATGATTTAGCTGAAGGTAATGCTTTCTCATCAAAAGTTCAGAGTTTTGCGAGCAATGAAAATACAGAATGTATAAAAATATCAGCGCAAGTCGAATCTGAATTAATAGAGTTAGAACCAGAAGACAAAAAAGACTATCTTATGGGTTTAGGAGTAGAGGAAGGGGGATTAAGTTCTTTAATTAGATCAACATATAAATTATTGGGATTGAAAACTTATTTCACTACGGGAGAAAAGGAGACAAAAGCATGGACTATAAAAGATGGGATGACTGCGCCACAGGCAGCAGGAGTAATTCATACTGATTTTGAAAAAGGATTTATAAGAGCTCAGACTATTTCATATCAAAATTTAATTGATTCAGGTTCAATTGCCAATGCAAAAACTAAAGGTCTTTTAAGAAGTGAAGGGAAGGAATATATTGTTAACGAAGGAGATGTAATGGAGTTTTTATTTAATGTTTAA
- a CDS encoding DUF2839 family protein, producing MGEAKRREELGLPPRQKKIELNKSDRYVSWLPITKSRIKKYPYIGVATMALGAIIFLVSGGANSIN from the coding sequence ATGGGCGAGGCTAAAAGAAGAGAAGAATTAGGATTACCACCTAGACAAAAAAAAATTGAATTAAATAAATCTGATAGATACGTTTCATGGCTTCCTATAACTAAATCAAGAATTAAGAAATACCCTTATATCGGTGTAGCAACAATGGCACTAGGAGCGATAATTTTCTTAGTAAGTGGGGGCGCAAATAGTATTAATTAG
- a CDS encoding DUF3764 family protein gives MTIETTILDFQLSNTFEQYESYMNAEEQQSMFKEMGVKTFYIGKSLDDPQRATVIFQGPENVLYDIFMNPETKAIVEASGHIYEGTKITRWIS, from the coding sequence ATGACTATTGAAACGACTATTTTAGATTTTCAACTAAGTAATACTTTTGAACAATATGAATCTTATATGAATGCTGAGGAACAGCAGTCGATGTTTAAAGAAATGGGAGTTAAAACATTTTATATTGGTAAATCATTAGATGATCCTCAAAGGGCAACTGTAATTTTTCAAGGACCAGAAAATGTTTTATACGATATTTTCATGAATCCCGAAACAAAGGCTATAGTTGAAGCTTCAGGACATATTTACGAGGGGACAAAAATTACTCGCTGGATTTCTTAA
- a CDS encoding DUF1651 domain-containing protein — MEKFTLINKARSRVKVFEPFEDSSKNASMINAILISYGCVFERSSKPVMKSSRVETIKEARNE; from the coding sequence ATGGAAAAATTTACTTTAATCAATAAAGCCAGATCGAGGGTTAAAGTATTTGAACCGTTTGAAGATAGTTCTAAGAACGCTTCTATGATTAATGCGATTTTAATTTCTTATGGTTGTGTTTTCGAACGATCAAGTAAGCCAGTCATGAAAAGCTCTAGGGTTGAAACTATTAAAGAAGCCAGAAACGAATAA
- a CDS encoding metal-binding protein — protein sequence MALNKIFMKRGFLNYLIFPGILFTNLINPNKSIALTQENIDIPKVVSYRSASCDCCKKWINHLRDNGLEVVDNIVDDVSVIKNQYQIPNNLRSCHSAQIANYTIEGHVPIESINKLFREKPNVYGIAVPGMPLGSPGMEMHSHDSHSHDYKNYKVVSFSKTGKTKIFDKISP from the coding sequence ATGGCACTTAATAAAATATTTATGAAAAGAGGATTTTTAAATTATCTAATTTTTCCTGGAATTCTTTTTACAAATTTAATTAATCCAAATAAGAGTATTGCTTTAACTCAAGAAAATATAGATATACCAAAAGTTGTTTCTTACAGATCAGCATCATGTGATTGTTGCAAAAAATGGATCAATCATTTAAGAGATAATGGATTAGAAGTTGTTGATAATATAGTTGATGATGTTTCAGTAATTAAAAACCAATATCAGATTCCCAATAATCTGAGATCATGTCACTCTGCTCAGATAGCTAACTATACTATTGAAGGGCATGTCCCGATTGAATCAATCAACAAACTTTTCAGAGAAAAACCAAATGTCTATGGGATAGCAGTACCTGGCATGCCACTTGGTTCTCCAGGGATGGAAATGCATTCTCACGACTCACACTCTCATGATTATAAGAACTATAAAGTAGTTTCATTTAGCAAAACTGGCAAAACAAAAATATTTGATAAAATCTCTCCTTAA